A stretch of Eleutherodactylus coqui strain aEleCoq1 chromosome 2, aEleCoq1.hap1, whole genome shotgun sequence DNA encodes these proteins:
- the LOC136610077 gene encoding prostaglandin F synthase 1-like, with protein MALTAHSCITLNDGHKMPVLGFGTFAPPETSKDQALQSTECAIQVGYRLIDGASVCMNEPQVGQAIKAKIADKTVKREDIFYTGKLWNNNHTPERVRPALEKTLKDLQLDYIDLYLVQTPIGFKSGDDPCPKDEHGKLIFHKTDFWQLWKALEECKDAGLTRSIGVSNFNHHQIEKILSMPGLKYKPACLEIETHIYLSQKKLLEFCKSHDIAVIGYAVLGSSKAAGCVEDKDCAKVLEDPVLNKIAKKLKRSAAQVAIRFVLQHGICVVAKSFNSQRIKENFQVFDFQLSEEDMKALHALHRDLRYHDFKQWIEHPHFPF; from the exons ATGGCGCTCACGGCACATTCCTGTATAACGCTGAATGATGGGCATAAAATGCCAGTGCTTGGATTCGGCACCTTTGCCCCACCAGAG ACCTCCAAGGACCAGGCTCTGCAGAGCACCGAGTGCGCCATTCAGGTGGGATATCGCCTCATTGATGGCGCCTCTGTATGCATGAATGAACCCCAGGTCGGCCAGGCCATTAAAGCAAAGATTGCTGATAAAACCGTGAAGAGGGAAGACATTTTTTACACCGGGAAG CTTTGGAACAACAACCACACGCCTGAGAGGGTCCGACCCGCCCTGGAGAAAACGCTGAAGGACCTGCAGCTGGATTACATAGACCTCTACCTTGTGCAAACCCCCATAGGCTTTAAG tcTGGAGACGATCCCTGCCCCAAGGATGAACATGGGAAACTGATTTTCCATAAAACAGATTTCTGGCAATTATGGAAG GCCTTGGAAGAGTGCAAAGATGCCGGGCTGACCCGATCCATCGGAGTCTCCAATTTCAATCACCATCAAATCGAGAAGATTCTCTCCATGCCAGGACTAAAGTACAAACCAGCATGCCTGGAG ATAGAAACTCACATATATCTCAGTCAGAAAAAACTACTGGAATTCTGCAAGTCTCATGACATTGCGGTGATTGGATATGCTGTACTGGGGTCCAGCAAAGCGGCGGGCTG TGTTGAGGATAAGGATTGCGCTAAAGTACtagaagaccctgtcttaaaTAAAATAGCCAAGAAGCTGAAGCGCAGCGCGGCGCAGGTGGCCATCCGCTTTGTGTTGCAGCACGGGATTTGTGTTGTTGCTAAAAGTTTCAACTCCCAGAGGATCAAAGAGAACTTCCAG GTTTTTGACTTTCAATTAAGTGAGGAGGACATGAAGGCTCTCCATGCCCTCCATAGGGACCTGCGTTACCACGACTTCAAGCA GTGGATCGAGCACCCGCACTTCCCCTTTTAA